The Chryseobacterium geocarposphaerae genome window below encodes:
- a CDS encoding sulfite exporter TauE/SafE family protein translates to MALNIILLFLGTIIAFWISAICGGGASLILIPILNLLLPSSVVPFSLTIGSFTSSVSRISVFKKHIKWQIFFWFVPFSIPAVLLGAYLIKYINPNYLQLIVAFFLIANLPELFKTNKIKQENQKPYSKFLLAAIGFFAGFISGITGAIGLLFNRFYLRFGLKKEEIVATRAANEVFLHLIKLIIYISLGLYSSTALWLGMTIAAATILSSYTVKYILPYLSEFLFKKIGYGAMVFSGILLFIGTSDKIIQQDKISLSSSHKTSESESVISWRNTDFIIEFAFDDGFEVERPIQSDELPNILKEKYNSLKNQYDAIHIEKVFSFGQQPTYEFYCYRKNLMIRKLEI, encoded by the coding sequence ATGGCTTTAAATATCATTCTTCTGTTTTTAGGAACAATAATAGCTTTTTGGATAAGCGCAATCTGTGGTGGTGGAGCGAGCCTGATTTTAATTCCTATTCTCAATTTACTTTTACCAAGTTCAGTCGTTCCTTTCTCATTAACCATAGGTAGCTTCACAAGTTCTGTATCAAGAATTTCTGTTTTTAAAAAACATATCAAGTGGCAAATTTTCTTTTGGTTTGTGCCTTTTTCAATTCCGGCTGTTTTATTAGGAGCATATCTTATTAAATATATTAATCCCAATTACCTTCAATTAATTGTTGCTTTTTTCCTTATTGCCAATCTGCCGGAATTATTTAAAACAAATAAAATAAAACAGGAAAATCAAAAACCATATTCTAAGTTCTTATTAGCTGCTATAGGTTTTTTTGCGGGGTTTATCTCGGGTATTACAGGTGCAATCGGTTTGTTATTCAATCGTTTTTATTTGAGATTCGGGCTTAAAAAAGAAGAAATTGTTGCGACAAGAGCAGCAAATGAGGTTTTTCTCCATTTAATTAAACTGATTATTTATATTTCTCTTGGTCTATATTCATCAACCGCCTTATGGCTGGGAATGACAATAGCCGCGGCAACCATTCTATCATCTTATACCGTAAAATATATTCTGCCCTATTTAAGTGAATTTTTGTTTAAAAAAATAGGATACGGAGCCATGGTATTCTCGGGTATTCTCTTATTCATAGGAACCTCTGATAAAATAATTCAACAGGATAAAATTTCTTTATCTAGCAGCCATAAAACGTCTGAATCAGAATCTGTCATTTCCTGGAGAAATACCGATTTTATTATAGAATTTGCCTTTGATGATGGTTTTGAAGTGGAGCGACCGATACAATCTGATGAGCTGCCCAACATTCTCAAAGAAAAATACAACAGTCTGAAAAACCAGTATGACGCAATACATATCGAAAAAGTTTTCTCATTTGGCCAGCAACCAACCTATGAATTTTACTGCTATAGGAAGAATCTGATGATTAGAAAGCTGGAAATATAA
- a CDS encoding dicarboxylate/amino acid:cation symporter, with translation MKAKQIYQQLYFQVIIAIVAGILLGKFYPELGEKMKPLGDGFIKLVKMIIAPVIFITLTLGIAHMTDLKKVGRIAVKAMIYFVTFSTLALIIGLIVGNILQPGHGLNIDPSTLSGDVSQYQQKAHETTLTGFIMNIIPETLFSPLVGDNILQVLLVAILMGVALVLTKEKSQKVTDFLQDLSTPVFKIVHMLMKLAPIGAFGAMAFTIGKYGLHSVLNLIFLVGTFYITSILFVVLVLGSVAWYNGFNIFKLMYYLKEELLLVLGTSSSESALPGIMEKLEKAGCSRAIVGLVVPTGYSFNLDGTNIYMTLASLFIAQALNIHLPIEKQIMLLLVAMLSSKGAAGVTGAGFVTLAATLAVVPEIPIAGMTLILGIDKFMSECRALTNVIGNSVATVVVANWEKQLDKNQLQYCLNHPNEIEKKLEI, from the coding sequence TTGAAAGCAAAACAAATCTATCAGCAGCTTTATTTTCAAGTTATTATAGCAATTGTCGCAGGAATTCTTTTAGGGAAATTTTATCCGGAATTGGGCGAAAAAATGAAGCCTTTAGGAGATGGCTTTATCAAACTGGTAAAAATGATTATTGCTCCGGTAATTTTCATTACCCTTACTCTGGGAATCGCTCATATGACTGATCTGAAAAAAGTGGGGAGAATTGCTGTAAAGGCTATGATTTATTTTGTTACTTTTTCAACATTGGCATTAATTATTGGACTCATTGTAGGAAATATTTTACAGCCTGGCCATGGTTTAAACATTGACCCTTCTACCCTTTCAGGTGATGTTTCACAATATCAGCAGAAAGCTCATGAAACTACATTGACAGGATTTATCATGAATATTATCCCTGAAACATTATTCAGTCCTTTGGTAGGAGATAACATTTTACAAGTACTTCTGGTTGCTATTTTAATGGGAGTTGCCCTGGTTCTGACAAAAGAAAAGAGCCAGAAAGTAACTGATTTTTTACAAGATCTTTCCACTCCGGTTTTCAAAATTGTTCATATGCTCATGAAACTGGCACCCATAGGAGCTTTTGGAGCAATGGCTTTTACTATTGGAAAATACGGGCTCCATTCCGTATTGAATTTAATATTTTTAGTAGGCACCTTTTATATCACCTCCATTCTTTTTGTTGTATTGGTTTTAGGTTCCGTTGCGTGGTATAATGGCTTCAATATTTTTAAGCTGATGTATTATTTAAAAGAAGAGCTTCTCTTGGTATTGGGAACAAGTTCTTCCGAATCTGCCCTTCCGGGAATTATGGAAAAACTGGAAAAAGCAGGCTGTTCAAGAGCTATCGTGGGACTGGTAGTTCCTACCGGATATTCCTTTAATCTCGACGGAACCAATATTTATATGACATTAGCTTCTTTATTTATTGCCCAGGCTTTAAATATTCATCTTCCTATCGAAAAACAAATCATGCTGCTTTTGGTGGCTATGCTAAGTTCTAAAGGAGCAGCAGGAGTAACCGGAGCCGGTTTTGTAACGTTGGCTGCGACATTAGCCGTAGTTCCTGAAATTCCGATTGCAGGAATGACCTTGATTCTAGGAATTGACAAATTTATGAGTGAATGTCGTGCCTTAACAAATGTTATCGGAAATTCCGTGGCAACCGTAGTTGTTGCGAACTGGGAGAAACAGTTAGATAAAAATCAGTTGCAGTATTGTTTGAATCACCCGAACGAAATAGAAAAGAAACTTGAAATTTGA
- a CDS encoding phosphatase PAP2 family protein, protein MKGLLSGILIVLICFQNVYAQDSLEIKSTQDTVISKFNSEDTTHQLNYKKLIIPTALISYGIASLSIKDLKKLNFSTQYEISEHKPDHIRLDNYTQYAPGVLVYGLNALGVKGKHNFKDRTIIYGTSLMITTAFILPLKHTVKEERPDFSNNLSFPSGHTAMAFASAQFMFREYKDTNFLLGISGYSLAVFTGIYRMLNNKHWLGDVVGGAGFGILSTELAYWLYPKINNLLGGKKEKSQTMIMPYYQKGNAGIGFVKNF, encoded by the coding sequence ATGAAAGGTTTATTATCAGGTATACTCATCGTTCTTATATGCTTTCAGAACGTTTATGCACAAGACAGCTTGGAAATCAAGAGTACTCAAGATACTGTCATATCAAAATTTAATTCAGAAGATACCACCCATCAGTTAAACTATAAAAAACTAATTATACCTACAGCTTTAATCTCTTACGGGATAGCAAGTTTGAGTATAAAAGATTTGAAAAAGCTTAATTTTTCTACCCAATATGAGATCAGCGAACATAAACCCGACCATATAAGACTTGATAATTATACCCAATATGCTCCGGGAGTTTTGGTTTATGGCTTAAATGCCTTAGGAGTAAAAGGAAAGCATAACTTTAAAGACAGAACTATTATTTATGGTACCTCGTTAATGATTACCACTGCGTTCATTCTTCCTCTTAAGCATACTGTAAAAGAAGAAAGACCCGATTTTTCCAATAATTTATCTTTTCCATCCGGTCATACTGCCATGGCTTTTGCTTCTGCTCAGTTCATGTTCAGAGAATACAAAGACACCAATTTTCTATTGGGAATTTCCGGATATTCTCTTGCCGTTTTTACTGGAATATACAGAATGCTGAATAACAAGCACTGGCTTGGAGACGTTGTTGGAGGCGCTGGTTTCGGTATTTTATCTACCGAATTGGCTTATTGGCTGTATCCGAAAATCAATAATCTTTTAGGCGGAAAAAAGGAAAAAAGCCAGACGATGATTATGCCTTATTATCAGAAAGGAAATGCAGGAATTGGATTTGTAAAGAATTTTTAA
- a CDS encoding virginiamycin B lyase family protein, protein MKKIFTFLLTSIFGTITFAQITVIQDWAVLTNFYNPIEMTIDTSGNLYTANYGSNTISKIAPNATITQAWATLGSNALPRDIVIDASGNVYTANFGNDTVSKITPAGSVTQAWATLSGNAPIAIALDASNNIYTANTNKTVSKILATGTAITQDWAYLANEAYPKDIIVDNSGNVYTVNQNNTISKITPSGTVTQTWATLASNANPQSIVIDTSGNFYIANLGNSTISKITPAGIVTHAWATLTNNPGPLCLSIDASGNLYTGNNNSTVSKISPAGVVTQVWATLAGGATYPQGIVKNETTGDVYICNYGVSTISKITAALSTGETIAKNKSITVYPNPVTSILHFSTELSEVSLLDISGRKVLNKKEKTEKIFVENLPKGNYLLIGKDKNGKEFSEKFIKE, encoded by the coding sequence ATGAAAAAAATCTTTACTTTTTTATTAACATCAATCTTTGGAACAATTACATTTGCACAAATAACAGTGATACAAGACTGGGCTGTTTTGACCAATTTCTATAACCCCATAGAAATGACCATAGATACCTCTGGTAATCTTTATACAGCTAATTATGGCAGCAACACTATAAGTAAAATAGCTCCGAATGCTACAATAACACAGGCTTGGGCTACTTTAGGAAGTAATGCTTTACCTCGCGATATAGTTATCGATGCATCAGGAAATGTTTATACGGCCAATTTCGGAAATGATACTGTAAGTAAAATAACTCCGGCAGGTAGCGTTACTCAAGCCTGGGCTACTCTATCCGGTAACGCTCCTATAGCAATAGCCTTAGATGCCTCAAACAATATTTATACGGCTAACACCAACAAGACGGTAAGTAAAATTCTGGCTACTGGTACAGCAATTACACAAGATTGGGCATACTTAGCAAATGAAGCTTATCCCAAAGATATTATTGTAGACAATTCAGGGAATGTTTATACCGTCAATCAAAATAATACTATCAGTAAAATCACACCTTCTGGTACAGTAACACAGACATGGGCCACTTTAGCAAGCAATGCAAACCCACAAAGTATTGTAATAGATACATCTGGTAATTTCTATATAGCTAATTTAGGCAACAGTACGATAAGTAAAATAACTCCAGCAGGTATTGTTACTCATGCTTGGGCCACATTAACCAACAACCCAGGACCTCTTTGCCTCAGCATAGACGCATCCGGTAATCTTTATACAGGCAACAACAATAGCACTGTAAGTAAAATATCACCGGCAGGTGTCGTAACCCAGGTTTGGGCTACTTTGGCAGGTGGTGCTACTTATCCGCAGGGCATAGTTAAAAATGAAACTACCGGAGACGTTTACATCTGTAATTATGGTGTAAGTACAATAAGTAAGATAACAGCTGCTTTATCTACAGGCGAAACTATTGCCAAAAACAAAAGCATAACAGTCTATCCAAATCCTGTTACATCCATCCTCCACTTTTCAACAGAACTCTCTGAAGTTAGCCTTTTAGATATAAGTGGAAGAAAAGTTTTGAATAAAAAAGAAAAAACAGAAAAAATCTTCGTAGAGAATTTACCAAAAGGTAATTATTTGCTGATAGGTAAAGATAAAAACGGAAAAGAATTTTCGGA